A genome region from Populus alba chromosome 3, ASM523922v2, whole genome shotgun sequence includes the following:
- the LOC118038091 gene encoding ras-related protein Rab7: MASRRRMLLKVIILGDSGVGKTSLMNQYVNRKFSNQYKATIGADFLTKEVQFEDRMFTLQIWDTAGQERFQSLGVAFYRGADCCVLVYDVNVMKSFDNLNNWREEFLIQASPSDPENFPFVVLGNKIDVDGGNSRVVSEKKAKAWCAAKGNIPYFETSAKEGFNVDAAFQCIAKNALKNEPEEEIYLPDTIDVGGGGRQQTSTGCEC; this comes from the exons ATGGCTTCTCGCAGACGCATGCTCTTGAAGGTTATAATTCTCGGTGACAGCGG GGTAGGCAAGACATCGCTGATGAATCA GTATGTGAATCGAAAGTTCAGTAATCAATACAAGGCAACAATAGGAGCTGACTTTTTAACCAAAGAAGTTCAGTTTGAGGATAGAATGTTCACATTACAG ATATGGGATACTGCAGGGCAAGAGAGGTTTCAAAGTCTTGGAGTGGCTTTCTATCGTGGCGCAGACTGCTGTGTTCTTGTGTATGATGTGAATGTCATGAAGTCATTTGACAATCTTAACAATTGGAGAGAGGAGTTTCTGATTCAG GCAAGTCCATCTGACCCTGAAAACTTCCCATTTGTTGTGTTGGGGAACAAGATAGATGTTGATGGAGGCAATAGTCGAGTG GTTTCTGAGAAGAAAGCAAAGGCATGGTGTGCTGCTAAGGGAAACATACCCTACTTTGAGACTTCTGCAAAAGAAGGTTTCAATGTGGATGCTGCATTTCAGTGTATAGCCAAAAATGCGCTTAAGAATGAACCTGAAGAAGAAAT ATACCTTCCTGACACCATCGATGTTGGGGGTGGAGGGCGACAACAAACATCCACCGGTTGCGAATGTTGA